A single Campylobacter hyointestinalis subsp. hyointestinalis DNA region contains:
- the nadC gene encoding carboxylating nicotinate-nucleotide diphosphorylase, whose amino-acid sequence MNENINELIRLALKEDLNDQGDITSLAIFGSQEDEFILISKDNGVLCGMDIFTKVFKFIDSKIKVETYFYDGDDIAYGNAIAKISGRVTSILQAERIAINFISYLCAIATKTSLFVKEANGAVKILDTRKTLPGYRMLAKYAVKCGGGENHRIGLFDMVLIKDNHIDAAGGITNAVTKVRQKYGNKFKIEVETRNLDEVREALSLDIDIIMLDNMSLDMMSEAVKIISKKVFVEASGNMSFQRIKEVANCGIDAISFGELTHCVKAFDFSLKKEFI is encoded by the coding sequence ATGAATGAAAATATAAATGAACTTATAAGATTGGCTCTTAAAGAAGATCTAAACGATCAAGGCGACATTACAAGTCTGGCGATTTTTGGCTCGCAAGAGGATGAATTTATCCTTATTAGCAAAGATAATGGTGTGCTTTGTGGTATGGATATCTTTACAAAAGTTTTTAAATTTATAGATAGCAAAATCAAAGTAGAAACATACTTTTATGATGGAGATGATATAGCTTATGGTAACGCTATAGCTAAAATATCTGGGAGGGTTACTAGCATTTTACAAGCTGAAAGAATAGCTATAAATTTCATAAGTTATCTCTGCGCTATAGCGACAAAAACTTCGCTTTTCGTAAAAGAGGCTAATGGCGCAGTAAAGATATTAGATACTAGAAAAACACTACCTGGATATAGAATGTTAGCAAAATACGCCGTAAAATGCGGTGGCGGTGAAAATCATCGGATAGGGCTTTTTGATATGGTTTTGATAAAAGACAACCATATAGACGCTGCAGGCGGCATTACAAACGCAGTTACTAAAGTAAGACAAAAATACGGAAATAAATTTAAAATAGAAGTAGAAACTAGAAATTTAGATGAAGTAAGAGAGGCTTTGAGCTTGGATATCGACATTATTATGTTAGATAATATGAGCTTGGATATGATGAGCGAAGCAGTCAAGATAATATCTAAAAAAGTTTTTGTAGAGGCATCTGGAAATATGAGCTTCCAAAGGATAAAAGAGGTTGCAAACTGCGGTATAGATGCTATCTCTTTTGGCGAGCTGACTCACTGTGTGAAAGCTTTTGATTTTTCTTTGAAAAAGGAGTTTATATGA
- a CDS encoding response regulator transcription factor — translation MNGKMLDKLQTLKVLYAEDEEGIRKNIADSLRYYVKEVFETSNGDEAYRIYQDKAPDIILSDIHMPILNGIELVKKIREQDRKTPIIMITAHIDKKYLMDAVELHMEKYLVKPIDLDILLQTLEKCVSILDINNIVKLEVDKDYSYDFDKKELYYKNKSINLNKKEMLFFEVLIKNQRKITTYEELQSRVWDADIMTDSALRSLVRNLRKKLPTDIIINISGLGYRFA, via the coding sequence ATGAACGGTAAAATGTTAGATAAATTACAAACACTAAAAGTTCTTTACGCAGAAGACGAAGAAGGCATAAGAAAAAATATCGCTGATAGCTTGAGATACTACGTCAAAGAAGTCTTTGAGACTTCTAATGGCGATGAAGCTTATCGGATTTACCAAGATAAAGCCCCAGATATCATACTGAGCGATATTCATATGCCTATACTAAATGGTATCGAGCTTGTAAAAAAAATAAGAGAGCAAGATAGAAAAACTCCTATCATAATGATAACGGCTCATATAGACAAAAAATATCTTATGGACGCCGTTGAGTTACATATGGAAAAATATCTAGTAAAACCTATCGACTTAGATATTTTGCTGCAAACTTTAGAAAAATGCGTTAGCATATTAGATATAAATAATATAGTGAAATTAGAAGTAGATAAAGATTACTCTTATGACTTTGACAAGAAAGAGCTTTATTATAAAAATAAGTCTATAAATTTAAATAAAAAAGAGATGTTATTTTTTGAAGTGCTGATTAAAAACCAAAGAAAAATAACAACGTATGAAGAACTTCAAAGTAGAGTTTGGGATGCAGATATTATGACAGATAGCGCTCTAAGGTCGCTTGTTAGAAATTTAAGAAAAAAGTTACCAACAGATATAATAATAAATATATCTGGTTTGGGATATCGCTTTGCTTAA
- a CDS encoding DedA family protein, with translation MLESIINFLVDLVADWGYIGIFLLMALESSFFPFPSEVVMIPAGYLVFKGDMNMFLAFLSGASGSLFGALFNYYLCYFFGRPFIEKYGKFVGITEEKMRKFETFFEKYGEISTFNCRLLPGIRQYISLPAGLAKMNIFRFSLLTTLGAGIWVAILMAIGYILGDQEELIKEYLHIITIALIFVVFFITAVYLYIKKKEK, from the coding sequence ATGCTGGAAAGTATTATAAATTTTTTAGTCGATCTAGTCGCGGACTGGGGATATATAGGTATATTTTTACTTATGGCGCTTGAGAGTAGTTTTTTTCCATTTCCTAGTGAAGTAGTGATGATACCAGCTGGTTATCTAGTTTTTAAAGGCGATATGAATATGTTTTTAGCATTTTTATCAGGAGCTTCGGGAAGCCTTTTTGGAGCACTGTTTAATTATTATCTATGTTACTTTTTTGGACGTCCTTTTATAGAAAAATACGGTAAATTTGTCGGCATAACTGAAGAAAAAATGAGAAAATTTGAAACATTTTTTGAAAAATACGGCGAGATATCGACTTTTAATTGCCGCTTACTTCCTGGAATTCGTCAGTACATCAGCCTACCTGCTGGACTTGCTAAAATGAATATATTTAGATTTTCACTGCTTACGACTCTAGGAGCTGGAATTTGGGTTGCTATACTTATGGCTATCGGATATATACTTGGAGATCAAGAAGAGCTTATAAAAGAGTATCTGCATATCATAACCATAGCTCTGATATTTGTAGTATTTTTTATAACAGCAGTCTATCTTTATATCAAAAAAAAGGAAAAATAA
- a CDS encoding ABC transporter substrate-binding protein → MLKFIALFFSYFLWLNAFSWASDLSYLVNEFEYRDDTTKDNKAKQLHPNSHINIFLPSIPYSYIAKSTNAGLIRSYDNEQGWVYDLAKSHKRVDEFTYIFELRKNLKFQNGTDFSIDDAIYNLNFFKKNPFLYTNIDKIDFEVYKLDETHLKIILKQPYEMFLTDLARVYFYTKEYIEKYNPIGEETGTANRAAGAFGMGPYIIKSGYARGDRHTDKIELEANPFYWNKEYPKIRYITVYTQLSIKQAMDDITKFEGKLDLAPIPFNKKLDVITSKYAKLIVSKSTDNITIFFNLINGNKKLLNKDVRIALNQALNRKNLLKFVYKNEGKISPFTASINYKVVEEIAKEESIKEDIFSKQKLNSLLNGLILEVFTQDRFLFLLKGIEYQLKEYGVKFNYKITSSEKDIYKQLLTTSSNKNRQKWDLLIWGNDDWYYQNPWTVFFIYENNSVWSTIPPDPIMQNYIDKFFITKTNSDEYKKVVKNILLRARAKAYTLRVPSPNKIIAVNKEVIFKPYQGGIIPLWEIEISNDHWSIRKDKHYPDKLKRPIKPKRYTHD, encoded by the coding sequence TTGCTTAAATTCATAGCATTATTTTTTAGTTATTTTCTATGGCTAAACGCATTTTCTTGGGCAAGTGATTTATCTTACTTAGTAAATGAATTTGAGTATAGAGACGATACAACAAAAGACAATAAAGCAAAGCAACTTCATCCAAACTCACATATCAATATATTTTTACCTTCTATTCCGTATTCATACATTGCAAAATCCACAAATGCTGGTCTTATACGCTCTTATGACAATGAACAAGGTTGGGTTTATGATCTAGCAAAAAGTCATAAAAGAGTTGATGAGTTTACATATATATTTGAACTAAGAAAAAATCTTAAATTCCAAAATGGAACCGATTTTAGTATAGACGATGCCATATATAATCTTAATTTTTTCAAAAAAAATCCATTTTTATATACGAATATAGATAAGATCGATTTTGAAGTGTATAAATTAGATGAAACACATTTAAAAATCATATTGAAGCAACCTTATGAGATGTTTTTAACAGATCTTGCAAGAGTATATTTTTATACTAAAGAATACATTGAAAAATACAATCCAATCGGAGAAGAAACCGGAACTGCAAATAGAGCTGCTGGTGCTTTTGGAATGGGTCCGTATATCATAAAAAGTGGATACGCAAGAGGAGATAGGCATACTGATAAAATCGAACTTGAAGCAAATCCATTTTACTGGAACAAAGAGTATCCAAAGATTAGATATATAACAGTATATACGCAACTTAGTATAAAGCAAGCTATGGATGATATAACTAAATTTGAAGGTAAATTAGATCTAGCACCTATACCTTTTAACAAAAAATTAGATGTTATCACGTCAAAATACGCTAAATTAATAGTCTCGAAATCAACCGATAATATAACAATATTTTTTAATCTCATAAATGGCAATAAAAAACTTCTAAATAAAGATGTAAGAATAGCTTTAAATCAGGCATTAAACCGTAAAAATTTACTAAAATTTGTTTATAAAAATGAAGGTAAAATATCTCCATTTACAGCTTCTATAAACTATAAAGTAGTAGAAGAGATCGCGAAAGAAGAGTCTATAAAAGAAGACATCTTCTCAAAACAAAAACTAAATTCCTTGTTAAATGGACTAATTTTAGAAGTATTTACTCAAGATAGATTTTTATTTTTATTAAAAGGTATAGAATACCAACTAAAAGAGTACGGAGTTAAATTTAACTATAAAATCACATCAAGCGAAAAAGATATTTATAAACAACTTTTAACAACTAGTTCAAATAAAAACAGACAAAAATGGGATCTGCTCATCTGGGGAAATGATGACTGGTATTATCAAAATCCATGGACTGTCTTTTTTATATATGAAAACAACAGTGTCTGGTCAACCATACCACCAGATCCAATTATGCAAAACTATATCGATAAATTTTTTATCACAAAAACAAATAGTGACGAGTATAAAAAGGTAGTTAAAAATATATTACTAAGAGCTAGAGCCAAAGCATATACGCTAAGAGTCCCTTCTCCTAACAAAATAATAGCCGTAAATAAAGAAGTGATTTTTAAACCATATCAAGGAGGCATTATACCTTTATGGGAGATAGAGATAAGCAACGACCACTGGTCTATTAGAAAGGATAAACACTATCCAGACAAGCTAAAAAGACCTATCAAACCAAAAAGATATACACATGATTAA
- the lpxD gene encoding UDP-3-O-(3-hydroxymyristoyl)glucosamine N-acyltransferase — protein MKLSEIYKFLCLEFSGADIEILALNSLGRANENELSYCDSPKNAKFIEESRAGAILVTKDLANLVKSRAVIVENPHLAFALLSKPFSKPLFYPKVESTIDSTAKIMPNVYIGSNAKIGKNAVVMAGAYIGDNVTIGDESIIHPNVVIYNNSKVGSRCHLNANCVIGSDGFGFAHTKLGEHIKIYHNGWVEIEDDVEIGACTTIDRGVFEPTIVKRYSKIDNLVQIGHNCELGFGCIIVSQVGLAGSSKLGRNVVMGGQSATAGHLSIGDFAQVAGRAGVTKDLLGGEQYAGYPVMRLKEWFKVQAKILKEFGIKRKFSQ, from the coding sequence ATGAAATTAAGTGAAATTTATAAATTTTTGTGCTTGGAATTTAGTGGAGCTGATATTGAAATTTTGGCTTTAAATTCGCTTGGACGTGCAAATGAAAATGAGCTTAGCTACTGTGATAGTCCAAAAAACGCTAAATTTATAGAAGAGAGTAGAGCTGGAGCTATTTTAGTGACCAAAGATCTGGCAAATTTAGTTAAAAGTAGAGCCGTAATAGTAGAAAATCCTCATCTTGCTTTTGCTTTGCTATCAAAGCCGTTTTCTAAACCGCTTTTTTATCCAAAAGTAGAGTCTACCATAGATAGCACTGCAAAGATAATGCCAAATGTCTATATAGGAAGCAATGCTAAGATAGGTAAAAATGCGGTAGTTATGGCTGGAGCATATATAGGCGATAATGTCACGATAGGAGATGAGAGCATAATCCATCCAAACGTAGTCATCTATAATAACTCAAAAGTTGGCAGTCGTTGTCATCTAAATGCGAATTGTGTTATAGGGAGTGATGGTTTTGGCTTTGCGCACACAAAGCTTGGAGAGCATATCAAAATATACCATAACGGTTGGGTAGAGATAGAAGATGACGTAGAGATCGGAGCTTGCACAACTATAGATCGTGGAGTTTTTGAACCAACTATCGTAAAACGCTACTCAAAAATAGATAATCTAGTTCAAATAGGTCATAATTGTGAGCTTGGATTTGGTTGTATCATAGTTTCTCAAGTAGGTCTTGCAGGAAGTAGCAAACTAGGTCGCAATGTAGTCATGGGCGGACAAAGTGCGACTGCTGGGCATCTTAGTATAGGCGACTTTGCACAAGTCGCAGGTCGCGCAGGAGTGACGAAAGACTTACTTGGTGGCGAACAATACGCTGGATATCCAGTAATGCGGCTTAAAGAGTGGTTTAAAGTACAAGCTAAGATATTAAAAGAATTTGGGATAAAAAGAAAATTTTCGCAATAG
- a CDS encoding molybdopterin-dependent oxidoreductase, with translation MQNSRRDFLKKGVLGTAALMANGSLSSISAKELLNRTELIPHASHFGPFYAHVREGQIVDISSQLDSDANPTVMVQALSDRTTTNSRVKYPVVRKSYLEGKRIGELRGSEEFVRVSWDKALDLVADAIKTAQQKGGNQALYNSAYSGWSHPGAFKPNALAGRFFNLIGGAVGTAGEYSNGAAGPTNPIVVGDMEVYSIQTAHEQIIKNTKVMVLWGTDLYKTNTVGWSVPNNRHIDAYEEYKKAGIKFISIDPIYTRTAQEFKAKWIKIRPGSDVALMLGMMNYLYKSKKYDKEFIKKYTYGFDKFLPYLLGKNDKIDKNTKWASKLTEIPAKQIEELADVMVKNRTFIAGNWAMQRAHHGEQVDWALITLASMIGQIGLAGGGFGFSMHYEGGGDAASGKITVGGMSQGSGNTVNLNIPASRMSDLINNPGKTITFKGTQITYPKVEFMLCTGSSPIGHQPDVNELIKAMKKLDTVVTIDPWWTPTAKMSDIVLPATTTLERNDITSGMSYSNDRIFAMKQVISPRYESKDDYEIFANLAKRFDKEQKFTRGRTTMEWIQRFYARSYAARELNISFEEFWKKGVVKYDIPDEARQYVRHEEFRKDPLANPLKTETGKIQIYSDKFASFGYKDFVGHPIWIEPAEWLGNEKLVKKYPLHLLSPHPTYRVHSQLDNTWVQNAHKVQGREPIRISPEDAAKFDIKDGEVVEVYNDRGSILAGVVITKTIRQGVVAIEEGAWYSPEDPKADNSRCNSGQVNVLTSSRPSSSMAQATTANTCLVSIKKVSSISPNNAYQPPVIIGA, from the coding sequence ATGCAAAATTCAAGACGAGACTTTTTAAAAAAAGGAGTATTAGGAACGGCTGCCCTTATGGCGAACGGCTCTTTAAGTAGTATTAGTGCAAAAGAGCTTTTAAACAGAACAGAGCTTATCCCACATGCTTCGCATTTTGGACCATTTTATGCTCACGTAAGAGAAGGGCAAATAGTAGATATATCATCTCAACTAGACTCTGATGCAAATCCTACTGTTATGGTTCAAGCCTTAAGCGATAGAACAACTACAAACTCAAGAGTAAAATATCCAGTTGTTAGAAAAAGTTATTTAGAAGGCAAAAGAATAGGAGAGCTAAGAGGATCTGAAGAATTTGTTAGAGTATCGTGGGATAAAGCTTTGGACTTGGTGGCTGATGCTATAAAAACAGCCCAACAAAAAGGCGGTAATCAAGCATTATATAATTCTGCTTATAGCGGATGGTCGCACCCTGGGGCATTTAAACCAAATGCATTGGCTGGAAGATTTTTTAATCTTATAGGTGGAGCCGTAGGAACTGCTGGAGAATACTCAAACGGAGCTGCTGGACCAACAAATCCTATTGTAGTAGGAGATATGGAAGTTTATTCTATACAAACCGCTCATGAACAGATCATCAAAAATACAAAAGTTATGGTTCTTTGGGGAACAGATCTTTATAAAACAAATACAGTAGGCTGGTCTGTACCAAACAACAGACACATTGACGCTTACGAAGAGTATAAAAAAGCCGGAATCAAATTTATATCCATAGATCCTATTTATACTAGAACTGCTCAGGAATTTAAAGCCAAATGGATAAAAATAAGACCAGGATCTGACGTAGCGCTAATGCTTGGTATGATGAATTATCTGTATAAATCAAAAAAATACGATAAAGAATTTATAAAAAAATATACTTATGGATTTGATAAATTTCTGCCATATCTATTAGGTAAAAATGACAAAATAGACAAAAATACAAAATGGGCTTCTAAGCTAACAGAGATACCTGCTAAGCAGATAGAAGAATTAGCAGACGTTATGGTAAAAAATAGAACTTTTATAGCAGGCAATTGGGCTATGCAAAGAGCTCATCACGGCGAACAAGTCGATTGGGCACTTATAACTTTAGCTTCTATGATTGGACAAATCGGACTAGCTGGCGGAGGATTTGGCTTTTCTATGCACTATGAAGGCGGTGGGGACGCAGCTTCTGGTAAGATAACGGTTGGAGGTATGAGTCAAGGATCTGGAAATACTGTAAATTTAAATATCCCAGCATCAAGAATGAGTGATCTTATAAATAATCCAGGTAAAACGATTACGTTTAAAGGCACACAAATAACCTATCCTAAAGTCGAATTTATGCTATGTACTGGTAGCTCTCCTATAGGACATCAACCAGACGTAAATGAGCTTATAAAAGCTATGAAAAAACTAGATACTGTAGTAACGATTGATCCATGGTGGACTCCGACTGCAAAAATGTCAGATATAGTCTTACCAGCAACAACTACTTTAGAAAGAAACGATATAACATCTGGTATGTCGTACTCAAATGATAGAATTTTTGCTATGAAACAAGTCATTTCGCCTAGATACGAATCCAAAGACGATTATGAAATTTTTGCAAATCTTGCAAAAAGATTTGATAAAGAACAAAAATTTACAAGAGGAAGAACCACTATGGAGTGGATCCAAAGATTTTATGCCAGATCTTATGCTGCAAGAGAATTAAATATATCTTTTGAAGAATTCTGGAAAAAAGGTGTTGTAAAATATGATATCCCAGATGAAGCAAGACAATACGTCAGACATGAAGAATTTAGAAAAGATCCATTAGCAAATCCTCTAAAAACAGAAACAGGCAAAATTCAAATCTACTCTGATAAATTTGCAAGTTTTGGATATAAAGACTTTGTAGGGCATCCCATCTGGATAGAACCTGCTGAATGGCTCGGCAATGAAAAACTAGTTAAAAAATACCCGCTTCACCTACTTTCACCACATCCTACATATAGAGTTCATTCGCAGCTTGATAACACTTGGGTGCAAAATGCTCATAAAGTTCAAGGTAGAGAACCTATAAGGATATCACCTGAAGATGCTGCTAAATTTGACATAAAAGATGGAGAGGTAGTTGAGGTTTATAACGACAGAGGTAGCATACTTGCTGGAGTAGTAATAACAAAAACCATAAGGCAAGGCGTCGTAGCTATAGAAGAAGGCGCATGGTATTCTCCAGAAGATCCAAAAGCAGATAACTCAAGATGCAATTCTGGACAAGTAAATGTTTTGACCTCATCAAGACCGTCTTCGTCAATGGCACAAGCAACTACTGCAAACACTTGCTTAGTATCGATAAAAAAAGTAAGCTCAATCTCGCCAAATAATGCATATCAGCCACCAGTAATAATAGGAGCATAA
- the ilvN gene encoding acetolactate synthase small subunit, translated as MRRVISAIVLNEHGVLSRIVGLFSGRGYNIDSLTVAPIPESEFSRVNIVTSGDERVFEQIVKQLHKLIPTYKVIDSGEFIEKEMVLVKISLSEDFSGLDAILKSYNGSVANANENYIIVMACDNASRIDCFIKVMKKYNPVQIVRSGSVMMEI; from the coding sequence ATGAGAAGAGTTATATCAGCTATAGTTTTAAATGAACACGGTGTTTTGAGCCGTATCGTCGGGCTATTTTCAGGGCGTGGATACAACATCGACTCGCTTACGGTTGCTCCTATCCCAGAAAGTGAGTTTTCAAGAGTAAATATCGTAACTAGCGGTGATGAGAGGGTTTTTGAACAGATAGTTAAACAGCTTCATAAACTCATACCTACATATAAAGTCATAGATAGTGGTGAGTTTATCGAAAAAGAGATGGTTTTGGTAAAAATTTCATTGTCTGAGGACTTTAGCGGACTTGACGCGATACTAAAATCATACAACGGAAGCGTTGCAAATGCAAATGAAAACTACATCATAGTTATGGCGTGTGATAATGCTAGCAGGATAGACTGCTTTATAAAAGTTATGAAAAAATATAATCCAGTTCAGATAGTAAGAAGTGGATCTGTGATGATGGAAATTTGA
- the nadA gene encoding quinolinate synthase NadA: MNLDEKIENILSKYGDKIIIAAHHYQKDEIVKYANLVGDSYKLAVECSKGDAEFIVLCGVYFMAQSAALLAKNTQKVLIPETSAGCPMADMISGDKAEAIITKINKMSGKNVAPIVYMNSLIDSKAVCGKFDGSVCTSSNAKKIISYFLDQGRPVFFYPDLHLACNCANKLGIAREQMAVFSRDMSLRLNCDIKDVKMFLYDGYCHAHQRFKVEHIDDIKAKFNDINIIVHPECKEDVVAKSNFVGSTDFIYKTVSNAKPGSKWAIGTELNFVNRLALQNPDKFIIPLAKSPCFNMEKITLQSLANTLMNIQNHIENGEALNNLLKSDESLRSDAEKTLRQMIKINES, encoded by the coding sequence ATGAATTTAGACGAAAAAATAGAAAATATATTATCTAAATATGGTGATAAAATAATAATAGCGGCCCATCACTACCAAAAAGATGAGATAGTAAAATATGCGAATTTAGTTGGGGATTCGTATAAATTAGCCGTGGAGTGTTCAAAAGGCGACGCCGAGTTCATCGTGCTTTGCGGAGTGTATTTTATGGCTCAAAGTGCGGCTTTACTAGCTAAAAATACTCAAAAAGTACTCATACCAGAAACTAGCGCCGGCTGTCCTATGGCCGATATGATAAGCGGCGATAAAGCAGAAGCTATCATCACTAAGATAAATAAAATGAGCGGTAAAAATGTAGCTCCTATAGTTTATATGAACTCACTCATAGACTCAAAAGCAGTTTGCGGTAAATTTGATGGTTCAGTTTGTACTAGCTCAAATGCTAAAAAAATTATATCATACTTCTTAGATCAAGGTCGTCCGGTATTTTTCTATCCTGATCTGCATCTAGCTTGCAACTGTGCAAACAAGCTGGGTATAGCACGTGAGCAAATGGCGGTTTTTTCTAGAGATATGAGCTTGAGGCTAAACTGCGATATAAAAGACGTAAAAATGTTTTTGTATGATGGATACTGTCACGCTCACCAGAGATTTAAAGTAGAACACATAGATGACATCAAGGCTAAATTTAATGATATAAATATCATAGTCCATCCAGAATGCAAAGAAGACGTCGTGGCAAAATCGAACTTTGTAGGTTCTACGGATTTCATCTATAAAACGGTTTCAAATGCAAAACCAGGCTCAAAATGGGCGATAGGTACTGAGCTAAATTTCGTAAATAGACTAGCCTTGCAAAATCCAGATAAATTTATAATCCCGCTTGCCAAATCACCTTGTTTTAATATGGAAAAGATCACGCTTCAAAGCCTAGCAAATACACTTATGAATATACAAAATCATATAGAAAATGGTGAGGCGCTAAACAACTTACTAAAAAGCGATGAATCACTAAGATCGGACGCGGAAAAAACATTGAGACAAATGATAAAGATAAATGAGTCGTAA
- a CDS encoding sensor histidine kinase: MIKFIKNISIKTKLGILFFILLISISILGYKTIYISKDNQIILRDVHSKSQAVLSLQNNIITPLYNLRQLSHSLVMAPNQDIRKNIQLEIDEIIKHLNANFNDVKRYNYEIYEIWNNYKNLFYQTKEYLDDEFEEGAYINITTVAKKQFDILMDRLLNLQRKSLNNSTIAYNDAVTKTKEIKFEIIISIMLILIFSVFINWLISNNIISSISLVQNGLNDFFKYLNDKKTQVNKIELSCNDEFKQMATIINKNILYISNNIEQNEALIKNATKILENLKSGNLGTRLYENTNDKSLNELKNMINDMIDNLEKRINKEIKQRLAQEQLLVQQSKLAAMGEMIGNIAHQWRQPLAEISAIHMNMKVTYDFNKFDKKYLNEKIKEANKLTAYMSQTITDFQNFFKPRGEKEIFSVQNACKEAAKIIESSLRYHEISLKFNTIKDTNILGYKNEYSQVILNILSNAKDIIIERKIKFPRINIEIKEGNNYSIVKISDNAGGIAEKILDKIFEPYFTTRYKTQGTGIGLYMSKNIIERNMYGFINVKNTDEGALFTIKVLKIEPKSTHKA, translated from the coding sequence ATGATTAAATTTATAAAAAATATAAGCATAAAAACTAAACTTGGCATATTGTTTTTTATCTTACTTATTTCAATAAGTATTTTAGGCTATAAAACAATATATATAAGCAAAGACAATCAAATCATACTAAGAGATGTACATAGCAAATCACAAGCTGTTTTATCTCTTCAAAACAACATCATAACTCCACTTTACAATCTAAGACAATTAAGTCATTCTTTAGTAATGGCGCCAAACCAAGATATAAGAAAAAATATACAGCTAGAAATAGACGAGATCATCAAACACTTAAATGCAAATTTTAACGACGTCAAACGATATAACTACGAAATTTACGAAATTTGGAATAATTACAAAAATCTCTTTTATCAGACTAAAGAATATTTAGATGACGAGTTTGAAGAAGGTGCATATATCAACATCACTACCGTAGCAAAAAAACAGTTTGATATACTTATGGATAGGCTCTTAAATTTACAAAGAAAATCATTAAACAACTCAACTATCGCATATAACGACGCAGTTACAAAAACAAAAGAAATCAAATTTGAGATAATTATCAGCATAATGCTCATTCTTATCTTTTCTGTTTTTATAAACTGGCTTATTTCAAATAATATCATAAGCTCAATATCTTTGGTACAAAATGGATTGAACGATTTTTTTAAATATTTAAATGATAAAAAAACTCAAGTAAATAAAATAGAGTTATCATGCAACGACGAATTTAAACAAATGGCAACGATAATAAACAAAAATATCCTATATATCAGCAATAATATTGAACAAAATGAAGCCTTAATAAAAAATGCAACAAAAATATTAGAAAATCTAAAAAGTGGAAATTTAGGAACTAGATTGTATGAAAACACAAACGATAAATCACTAAACGAACTAAAAAATATGATAAATGATATGATCGATAACCTAGAAAAACGTATCAATAAAGAGATAAAACAACGTTTAGCACAAGAACAACTTTTAGTACAACAAAGCAAATTAGCAGCAATGGGTGAAATGATAGGAAATATCGCTCATCAGTGGAGACAACCGTTAGCGGAAATTTCTGCTATTCATATGAATATGAAAGTTACTTATGATTTTAACAAATTTGATAAAAAATACCTAAATGAAAAAATCAAAGAAGCTAATAAACTTACTGCTTATATGTCTCAAACGATAACTGATTTTCAAAATTTCTTTAAACCAAGAGGCGAAAAAGAGATATTTTCTGTTCAAAACGCATGCAAAGAAGCAGCAAAAATCATAGAATCTTCTCTAAGATATCATGAAATAAGTTTGAAATTTAACACGATAAAAGATACAAATATTTTAGGATATAAAAATGAATACTCTCAAGTAATACTAAATATTTTAAGCAATGCAAAAGACATAATCATAGAACGAAAAATTAAATTCCCAAGAATAAATATAGAGATCAAAGAAGGCAATAATTACTCCATAGTAAAAATCTCAGATAATGCCGGAGGTATAGCCGAAAAAATATTAGATAAAATTTTTGAGCCATACTTTACCACCAGATATAAAACCCAAGGAACTGGGATCGGACTATATATGTCAAAAAACATTATAGAAAGAAACATGTACGGATTCATAAATGTTAAAAACACCGATGAAGGCGCACTTTTTACTATAAAAGTTTTAAAGATCGAGCCTAAAAGCACTCATAAAGCATAA